A single genomic interval of Centropristis striata isolate RG_2023a ecotype Rhode Island chromosome 8, C.striata_1.0, whole genome shotgun sequence harbors:
- the hacl1 gene encoding 2-hydroxyacyl-CoA lyase 1, producing MEQVTGAQLVAEALRAQNVEYMFGIVGVPVMEVAMAAQAEGIRYVGMRNEQAACYAASAIGYLTGRPGACLVVSGPGLIHALGGMANANMNCWPVVVIGGSSDRNQETAGAFQEFPQVEACRLYSKFSARPSSLEAIPSVIEKAVRISMYGRPGACYVDIAGDMVNATVDRSNIRAVSCCPAPPLSLAAHRAVREAVSVLKAAKRPLVIVGKGAAYGRAEDALREFVDVSGVPFLPTPMGKGLLPDDHSSCVAAARSRALLQADVVLLLGARLNWMLHFGLPPRFNPDVKIIQVDLCAEEMGNNVTPAVALLGDVNAIVTQLLDAVRADGWRYPSDTEWWSTLKDKIAANAKISKALALQATVPMNYYTVFHHVAQLLPQDCIIVSEGANTMDIGRTMLNNYLPRHRLDAGTFGTMGVGLGFAIAAAALQSGEDKQQRIVCVEGDSAFGFSGMEVETMCRYNLPVVIIVVNNNGIYSGVDPETWKEMAKMGDLTSIAPPVTLLPEARYDEVMAAFGGRGFLVRTVEELRSALQISLSDWERPSLLNVLINPSSDRKQQEFPWLTRSNL from the exons ATGGAGCAGGTCACAGGAGCTCAGCTGGTCGCTGAGGCTCTCAGAGCTCAG AATGTGGAGTACATGTTTGGGATCGTGGGTGTTCCTGTCATGGAGGTGGCCATGGCTGCTCAGGCTGAAGGGATCAGATATGTGGGAATGCGCAATGAACAAGCG GCGTGCTATGCAGCATCAGCCATCGGATACCTGACTGGGAG ACCAGGAGCCTGCCTGGTGGTGTCTGGTCCTGGACTCATTCATGCTCTGGGAGGAATGGCCAACGCTAACATGAACTGCTG GCCGGTGGTTGTTATTGGAGGCTCATCTGATCGGAACCAGGAAACAGCAGGAGCCTTCCAGGAGTTTCCTCAG GTGGAAGCATGTCGCCTCTATAGCAAGTTCTCTGCCAGACCCAGCAGCCTGGAGGCCATCCCCTCAGTCATAGAGAAG gCAGTCCGAATCAGCATGTATGGCCGTCCAGGTGCTTGTTATGTGGATATAGCAGGAGACATGGTTAATGCTACAGTGGACAGAAGCAACATCAG AGCTGTGTCCTGCTGTCCAGCTCCACCACTGAGTCTAGCTGCTCACAGAGCAGTCAGAGAGGCTGTTTCTGTGCTGAAAGCAGCTAAAAGACCTTTAGTGATCGTTGGCAAAG GTGCAGCCTATGGCCGAGCAGAAGATGCTCTGAGGGAGTTTGTGGATGTGAGCGGTGTGCCGTTCCTGCCGACCCCGATGGGGAAAGGCCTCCTCCCTGATGACCACAGCAGCTGTGTAGCTGCTGCTCGCTCCAG AGCTCTCCTCCAGGCCGACGTGGTGCTCCTCCTTGGAGCCAGGCTCAACTGGATGTTACATTTTGGGCTGCCACCTAGATTCAACCCTGACGTCAAGATCATCCAG GTTGATCTTTGTGCTGAGGAGATGGGGAACAACGTGACGCCTGCTGTTGCTCTGCTAGGAGACGTTAACGCTATCGTCACTCAG CTCCTGGACGCCGTCCGTGCAGACGGCTGGAGATATCCTTCTGACACAGAGTGGTGGAGCACACTGAAGGACAAAATTGCTGCTAACGCAAAAATATCAAAG GCGCTGGCTCTCCAGGCGACCGTGCCCATGAACTACTACACCGTGTTTCATCACGTGGCCCAGCTGCTGCCTCAGGACTGCATCATCGTCAGCGAGGGGGCAAACACTATGGACATAGGACGCACCATGCTGAACAACTACCTGCCAAGACACAG GTTGGATGCTGGAACATTTGGAACGATGGGCGTCGGCCTCGGCTTCGCTATCGCAGCCGCCGCTCTGCAGAGCGGCGAGGATAAACAGCAGAGGATCGTCTGCGTGGAGGGAGACAGCGCCTTTGGGTTCTCTGGCATGGAGGTTGAAACTATGTGCAG GTATAACCTACCTGTGGTCATCATCGTGGTCAATAATAACGGCATTTACAGCGGAGTAGATCCTGAGACGTGGAAAGAAATGGCAAAAATGGGAGATCTGACCTCTAT AGCTCCTCCTGTGACGCTGCTCCCTGAGGCGCGTTATGATGAGGTCATGGCAGCGTTCGGAGGCCGAGGGTTCCTGGTGAGGACGGTGGAGGAGCTGCGTAGCGCTCTGCAGATCAGCCTGAGTGACTGGGAGAGACCCAGCCTCCTCAACGTGCTCATCAACCCTTCCTCTGACAGGAAGCAGCAG GAGTTCCCGTGGCTCACTCGCTCCAACTTATAG